Proteins encoded within one genomic window of Babesia bigemina genome assembly Bbig001, chromosome : IV:
- a CDS encoding polynucleotide kinase 3'-phosphatase, putative: MQLSKAIVICSNQSQLFEVPRVSKLIFARIQLLLNELDIPLYILLGFRRDLSRKPGPGMLTFYEQHLNEGIEVDRANSFYVGDAAGRVWTDELLDAHCERVMALLKAEDFSNRSYVRKDRYFNDEPVDANAIIAKLKPASLRNKFEADFSDCDLKYALNNNVGFYTPEEYFANHPSMPLTVDFDPKKVGTNPAPLDVTGGMVILVGPPSGGKTFLCKNKFASFTRINEDELRTRDAGVRAARECLQRGENVIIDGANAIPEKRRDYIAVSRAAGVSCTVVFLDVSVNFSLHFFRYRKVSCDVGTQFTPPQIVEPQEYAHLSQNVVRTYFKQMQPPDESEGFDRLLRITDETFPVQHTPVSQMHLP, translated from the exons ATGCAGCTCAGCAAGGCCATCGTCATCTGCTCCAACCAGAGTCAGCTTTTCGAGGTTCCCAGGGTGTCAAAACTCATTTTCG CGAGAATCCAACTGCTCCTCAATGAGC TCGACATCCCCTTGTACATCCTGCTAGG ATTCAGAAGAGATTTGTCCAGAAAACCAG GGCCCGGAATGCTCACCTTCTACGAACAACACCTCAACGAGGGCATCGAGGTCGACCGTGCGAATTCCTTCTACGTGGGAGACGCAGCTGGGAGGGTTTGGACTGATGAGCTACTTGATGCCCACTGTGAGCGTGTGATGGCTTTGCTGAAGGCTGAGGACTTCAGCAACAGGAGCTATGTACGCAAGGACCGCTATTTTAACGATGAGCCGGTGGATGCAAACGCCATTATCGCAAAATTGAAACCAGCGAGCTTGAGGAACAAGTTCGAAGCCGACTTTTCAGACTGCGACCTCAAGTATGCGCTCAACAACAATGTCGGATTCTACACGCCGGAAGAATACTTCGCGAACCACCCGAGCATGCCTCTAACTGTCGACTTCGACCCAAAGAAGGTTGGTACAAACCCGGCACCTTTGGACGTTACCGGCGGCATGGTGATCCTAGTTGGTCCGCCGTCGGGTGGTAAAACCTTCTTGTGCAAGAACAAATTTGCGTCATTTACGCGCATAAACGAGGACGAGTTGAGAACCCGGGATGCCGGTGTGCGCGCTGCCAGGGAATGCCTGCAGAGGGGTGAAAATGTCATCATCGACGGGGCCAACGCCATTCCGGAGAAGCGCCGCGATTACATAGCCGTGAGTCGCGCCGCAGGAGTCAGCTGTACTGTCGTATTTCTGGACGTTTCTGTGAATTTCTCACTCCACTTTTTCCGGTACCGCAAGGTAAGCTGCGACGTTGGCACGCAATTCACCCCTCCCCAGATCGTGGAGCCGCAGGAGTATGCGCATCTTTCGCAAAACGTTGTACGCACTTACTTCAAGCAGATGCAGCCTCCGGACGAGTCGGAGGGTTTCGACAGGCTGCTGCGCATCACCGACGAAACGTTCCCAGTACAGCACACGCCGGTGTCACAAATGCATCTGCCATAA
- a CDS encoding cytochrome c oxidase subunit 2a, putative, whose product MAFMLTSLRGAVGFRSFVGQCYVNRSGGIGALYKSQQDLILPRRLISASRSRAGAVNPVSGHNAAPAGRSPETESSATQVKTEDADANYKKGKYPGPGAPRPVGQPDDLPCIEFGKPTGMYNFVRHQHGDPRGHLQSDGRFRPTHATDSFHWYDAYTDVPKQRFTIVNGETMIMGKETRPMEELFGVPQTNIPFHPRRRMNLWGNHKIVLGAEFCFFWIPTFIILGLAVPCYTMIYMMDEAVATSMTVKVVGHQWYWVYEVESPPLVE is encoded by the coding sequence ATGGCTTTCATGTTAACTAGTCTGCGTGGAGCAGTAGGTTTTCGTAGCTTTGTGGGTCAGTGCTACGTCAACCGCTCTGGTGGCATCGGAGCGCTCTACAAATCGCAACAGGATCTTATCCTTCCCCGTCGCTTAATCAGCGCTTCACGCAGCCGTGCAGGTGCTGTGAACCCGGTAAGTGGCCACAATGCTGCACCTGCCGGGCGCTCCCCCGAGACGGAGTCGTCCGCTACCCAGGTGAAGACTGAGGATGCTGATGCAAACTATAAAAAGGGGAAATACCCAGGACCCGGTGCGCCCAGGCCTGTGGGACAGCCAGACGACCTCCCCTGCATTGAATTCGGCAAGCCGACTGGAATGTACAATTTCGTGCGCCACCAGCACGGAGACCCCCGCGGTCACCTTCAGTCGGACGGACGCTTCCGTCCCACCCACGCGACGGACAGCTTCCACTGGTATGATGCGTACACTGACGTGCCGAAGCAGCGTTTTACAATAGTGAATGGCGAGACCATGATTATGGGCAAGGAGACGCGGCCCATGGAGGAGTTGTTCGGAGTGCCGCAGACCAACATTCCGTTCCACCCGCGCCGTCGAATGAACCTTTGGGGCAACCACAAGATCGTGTTGGGTGCCGAGTTCTGTTTCTTCTGGATTCCGACGTTTATCATTCTGGGTCTGGCCGTGCCGTGCTACACCATGATATACATGATGGACGAGGCGGTGGCGACGTCTATGACGGTAAAAGTGGTCGGCCACCAGTGGTATTGGGTTTACGAGGTGGAATCCCCGCCTTTGGTGGAGTAA